CTGTGGTGAATAATGTGTGGTCCCCACCACAAACACCACATGTGGTCGCTGATCTTTTTTATCTGCAGCAAAACTCTGGTGTGCATTGAGAAAGAGTACAAAAGAAACTAAGACTGCCAGGAAAAAATGGATGAGTATGAATCGTTTTGACATATTGAACTCTTATGAACGAAGGTTTGTGAAACCATTTGAATCGAAGCATTGTACAAAACAGGACGACGGAGAATGACAGTCTTTATTCGAGTCTGATCAGTTCCCATCTGGATGTTCCGCTGGGCAGTGCCTGTTTTTGAATTGTCGTTTCTTTCTGCTGAATCAGTTTCCCAAAGGTTTGCATTTCCGGAGGAAAAGAGACCGCCCCAAAGGGTTTGGTGCGACGGCCAAAAATGTATTCTGCGTTATGTGCCCGATAGACATAGAAGAACAATTCATTTTTTCGATCTATGTTGGCACGTAACTCATTCACTTGTCTCTGTGATGGGAGATTTTGTAAATGCAGCCCCCTGCCCCAGTCTGAATGGCTGGCTTTAGCAATAGGAGTTCCATTCACCGTCAGTCGATAGACTCCCGCTGGTAAATTTTTCACAGTCAATTTTGGTTGAGCGGTCAGTAATTGATTGTGGACAATGGTTGAGGCCGGAGGTGCAGGAATCGGTAGCGTTTTTTCTTTGACAGTAAATTGAATGGTGTCAGGTTGAAATGAAGTTTCAATGATCTTGGCGCTCGTGGCTTGGATGTGTTTGCTTTTCATATCGGCGGCAATTTGGGGGCTTTTGATTTGCGTTCCCAGTAATTGACTGGCAATGATTTGATCAATGACCCAATACCCATACTCGTTCAGATGAATTCCATTTCGAGTGAGTTTCTGCGAAGGATTTTCATCCATCTGTTTTTTTGAGGCAGTAAAGAGATCCACAAACGGAACATGGTATTTTGCCGCAACTGCTTTCATCGCTTGAGTATATTTCAACAAACTTTGATTATGTT
The Gimesia aquarii DNA segment above includes these coding regions:
- a CDS encoding SGNH/GDSL hydrolase family protein codes for the protein MRIHSYLLTFLLLSFVSHFVSTSRADENSSVNQQDQLVLKEGDRIVLIGNTFADQQRLNNYLETLLTSHAPVKNITFRNLAWSGDTLSLRPRPLNFGSLDEHLRQQKADMILACFGMNESFAGEAGLKQFTDDWEQFLKHVAAQQYNGKSAPQVVMISPIAHETMGPPLPDPAEHNQSLLKYTQAMKAVAAKYHVPFVDLFTASKKQMDENPSQKLTRNGIHLNEYGYWVIDQIIASQLLGTQIKSPQIAADMKSKHIQATSAKIIETSFQPDTIQFTVKEKTLPIPAPPASTIVHNQLLTAQPKLTVKNLPAGVYRLTVNGTPIAKASHSDWGRGLHLQNLPSQRQVNELRANIDRKNELFFYVYRAHNAEYIFGRRTKPFGAVSFPPEMQTFGKLIQQKETTIQKQALPSGTSRWELIRLE